The following are encoded together in the Salvia hispanica cultivar TCC Black 2014 chromosome 6, UniMelb_Shisp_WGS_1.0, whole genome shotgun sequence genome:
- the LOC125195764 gene encoding 14 kDa zinc-binding protein-like, giving the protein MNSLCLLRGAISLRAFNFIKTANQTAQIRRPLQFRRVLSSVRATSDEELAAAAAAANADSGAPTIFDKIISKEIPSSIVYEDESVLAFRDISPQAPVHVLVIPKLRDGLTQLGKAEKRHEEILGKLLHAAKIVAEKEGISDGFRVVINSGASACQSVYHLHLHVLGGRQMKWPPG; this is encoded by the exons ATGAATTCCCTCTGCTTGTTGCG CGGCGCCATTTCTCTTCGAGCATTCAACTTTATCAAAACAGCTAATCAAACTGCCCAGATTCGTCGCCCTCTACAGTTCCGCAG GGTTTTGTCATCTGTAAGAGCTACAAGCGATGAAGAGttggctgctgctgctgctgccgcCAATGCTGATAGCGGCGCCCCAACAAT ATTTGACAAGATTATTTCTAAGGAGATCCCATCTTCAATTGTGTACGAGGATGAATCGGTTCTTGCCTTTCGAGACATTAGCCCACAGGCCCCGGTTCATGTTCTAGTTATTCCAAAGCTACGCGATGGTTTAACCCAGCTCGGGAAG GCTGAAAAAAGGCATGAAGAGATATTGGGGAAGCTTCTTCATGCTGCTAAGATAGTGGCGGAGAAAGAAGGGATCAGTGATGGTTTTCGTGTCGTCATTAACAGTGGCGCATCTGCCT gtCAATCTGTTTACCATCTTCACCTACATGTTCTTGGAGGGAGACAGATGAAATGGCCACCTGGTTAA
- the LOC125195762 gene encoding probable arabinosyltransferase ARAD1 isoform X2: MNLRPKLRSPPAVSPPSSTKPTPMKMPRKSLLRPTLVLASFLSLLAFYSFVLHTPPNNRSATSIDAALGNRNALSLHRADQVKIYMYDLPRRFTYGVIESYAAARGGEPVADDALLKYPGNQHSAEWYLFSDMNRPSEERIDSAVTRVMDPEEADLFYVPFFSSLSLVANPVRSAAANATSDKTAYSDEQTQESLMDWLEEQNYWKRNNGWDHVFICQDPNALYKVIDRVKNGVLLVSDFGRLARNQASLVKDVILPYSHRINTFKGDVGLDNRKSLLFFMGNRYRKEGGKIRDLLFQLLENEEGVIIKHGAQSRESRRAATQGMHTSKFCLHPAGDTPSACRLFDAIVKRYFEYEDPNGTVKEIWRQVSQKLPLIKLMSNRDQRIVLHDLAEPDCSCICSNQTGVSATL; encoded by the exons ATGAATCTCCGCCCCAAACTCCGATCGCCTCCCGCCGTCTCTCCGCCGAGCAGCACTAAACCGACTCCGATGAAAATGCCCCGCAAATCTCTCCTACGCCCGACGCTCGTCCTCGCCTCTTTCCTATCCCTTCTCGCCTTCTACTCCTTCGTCCTCCACACTCCCCCCAACAACAGATCCGCTACCTCAATCGATGCAGCCCTCGGCAATCGCAACGCTCTTTCTCTCCATCGCGCTGACCAAGTGAAGATATATATGTACGATTTGCCGAGGAGGTTCACGTACGGAGTGATCGAGAGCTACGCAGCGGCGCGCGGCGGGGAGCCTGTCGCCGACGATGCGCTGCTCAAGTACCCTGGGAATCAGCACTCCGCCGAGTGGTACCTGTTTTCCGACATGAATCGTCCGAGTGAGGAGCGGATTGACTCGGCTGTGACTCGCGTGATGGACCCCGAGGAAGCTGACCTCTTCTACGTCCCCTTCTTCTCTTCATTGAGTCTCGTCGCCAATCCAGTCCGATCCGCCGCTGCGAACGCCACTTCTGATAAGACTGCCTATAGTGACGAGCAAACTCAG GAGTCTTTGATGGATTGGTTGGAGGAACAAAACTActggaaaagaaataatgggtGGGATCATGTATTCATATGTCAGGATCCCAATGCTCTGTATAAGGTCATTGATAGAGTGAAAAATGGGGTGCTATTAGTTTCAGATTTTGGGAGGTTGGCTCGCAATCAAGCATCTCTGGTTAAGGACGTGATTCTGCCATATTCACATAGGATTAATACATTTAAAGGGGATGTTGGACTGGACAACCGCAAGTCTCTATTATTCTTTATGGGGAATCGATACCGAAAAGAG GGTGGTAAGATTCGAGATTTGCTTTTCCAACTGCTTGAGAATGAAGAGGGAGTTATAATCAAACATGGAGCACAGTCTAGGGAGAGTCGCCGTGCAGCAACACAAGGAATGCATACATCAAAGTTTTGTTTGCATCCAGCTGGTGATACTCCATCAGCTTGCCGACTATTTGATGCCATT GTGAAGAGGTACTTCGAGTATGAAGATCCAAATGGGACAGTCAAAGAGATCTGGCGGCAGGTCTCTCAAAAGCTGCCTCTCATAAAACTTATGAGTAACCGCGACCAACGGATTGTGCTGCATGACCTGGCAGAGCCAGACTGTTCGTGTATCTGCTCAAACCAAACAGGCGTAAGCGCAACGCTGTGA
- the LOC125195762 gene encoding probable arabinosyltransferase ARAD1 isoform X1 — protein sequence MNLRPKLRSPPAVSPPSSTKPTPMKMPRKSLLRPTLVLASFLSLLAFYSFVLHTPPNNRSATSIDAALGNRNALSLHRADQVKIYMYDLPRRFTYGVIESYAAARGGEPVADDALLKYPGNQHSAEWYLFSDMNRPSEERIDSAVTRVMDPEEADLFYVPFFSSLSLVANPVRSAAANATSDKTAYSDEQTQESLMDWLEEQNYWKRNNGWDHVFICQDPNALYKVIDRVKNGVLLVSDFGRLARNQASLVKDVILPYSHRINTFKGDVGLDNRKSLLFFMGNRYRKEGGKIRDLLFQLLENEEGVIIKHGAQSRESRRAATQGMHTSKFCLHPAGDTPSACRLFDAIVSLCVPVIVSDYIELPFEDIIDYRKIAIFVDSTSATKPGHLVKLLRKLSPEKILKFQKELLKVKRYFEYEDPNGTVKEIWRQVSQKLPLIKLMSNRDQRIVLHDLAEPDCSCICSNQTGVSATL from the exons ATGAATCTCCGCCCCAAACTCCGATCGCCTCCCGCCGTCTCTCCGCCGAGCAGCACTAAACCGACTCCGATGAAAATGCCCCGCAAATCTCTCCTACGCCCGACGCTCGTCCTCGCCTCTTTCCTATCCCTTCTCGCCTTCTACTCCTTCGTCCTCCACACTCCCCCCAACAACAGATCCGCTACCTCAATCGATGCAGCCCTCGGCAATCGCAACGCTCTTTCTCTCCATCGCGCTGACCAAGTGAAGATATATATGTACGATTTGCCGAGGAGGTTCACGTACGGAGTGATCGAGAGCTACGCAGCGGCGCGCGGCGGGGAGCCTGTCGCCGACGATGCGCTGCTCAAGTACCCTGGGAATCAGCACTCCGCCGAGTGGTACCTGTTTTCCGACATGAATCGTCCGAGTGAGGAGCGGATTGACTCGGCTGTGACTCGCGTGATGGACCCCGAGGAAGCTGACCTCTTCTACGTCCCCTTCTTCTCTTCATTGAGTCTCGTCGCCAATCCAGTCCGATCCGCCGCTGCGAACGCCACTTCTGATAAGACTGCCTATAGTGACGAGCAAACTCAG GAGTCTTTGATGGATTGGTTGGAGGAACAAAACTActggaaaagaaataatgggtGGGATCATGTATTCATATGTCAGGATCCCAATGCTCTGTATAAGGTCATTGATAGAGTGAAAAATGGGGTGCTATTAGTTTCAGATTTTGGGAGGTTGGCTCGCAATCAAGCATCTCTGGTTAAGGACGTGATTCTGCCATATTCACATAGGATTAATACATTTAAAGGGGATGTTGGACTGGACAACCGCAAGTCTCTATTATTCTTTATGGGGAATCGATACCGAAAAGAG GGTGGTAAGATTCGAGATTTGCTTTTCCAACTGCTTGAGAATGAAGAGGGAGTTATAATCAAACATGGAGCACAGTCTAGGGAGAGTCGCCGTGCAGCAACACAAGGAATGCATACATCAAAGTTTTGTTTGCATCCAGCTGGTGATACTCCATCAGCTTGCCGACTATTTGATGCCATTGTGAGTTTATGTGTTCCTGTCATTGTCAGTGATTACATTGAGCTGCCTTTTGAAGATATCATAGACTATAGAAAGATCGCCATTTTCGTTGATTCCACCTCCGCGACTAAACCTGGACACTTAGTGAAGTTGCTGAGAAAACTCAGCCCGGAAAAGATTCTGAAGTTCCAAAAGGAATTGCTAAAG GTGAAGAGGTACTTCGAGTATGAAGATCCAAATGGGACAGTCAAAGAGATCTGGCGGCAGGTCTCTCAAAAGCTGCCTCTCATAAAACTTATGAGTAACCGCGACCAACGGATTGTGCTGCATGACCTGGCAGAGCCAGACTGTTCGTGTATCTGCTCAAACCAAACAGGCGTAAGCGCAACGCTGTGA
- the LOC125196991 gene encoding potassium transporter 11 isoform X1, with protein sequence MECGDEFDAENETTRGSMWVLDQKLDQPMDEEAGRIKNMYREKKFSALLLLRLAFQSLGVVYGDLGTSPLYVFYNTFPHGIEDPEDIVGALSLIIYSLTLIPLLKYVFIVCKANDNGQGGTLALYSLLCRHAKVKTIPNQHRTDEDLTTYSRSTFHEHSLAAKTKRWLEAHAFRRKALLILVLVGNCMVIGDGILTPAISVLSASGGIKVNHPKMSSDVVVLVSVVILVCLFSVQHYGTDKVGWLFAPIVLLWFVMIGGIGIFNIYKYDSSVLRAFSPVYIYRYLRSGRGEGWTSLGGIMLSITGTEALFADLAHFPLSAIQIAFTTVVFPCLLLAYSGQAAYLMENKDHVIDAFYRSIPERVYWPMFIIATLAAIVASQASISATFSIIKQALALGCFPRVNVVHTSKKFLGQIYVPDMNWILMLLCIAVTAGFRNQSQIGNAYGTAVVIVMLVTTLLMILIMLLVWHCHWMLVLLFAFLSLVVECTYFSAVLLKVNQGGWVPLVIASAFLVIMCVWHYGTVKRYEFEMHSKVSMAWILGLGPSLGLVRVPGIGLVYTELASGVPHIFSHFITNLPAIHSVVVFVCVKYLPVYTVPEEERFLVKRIGPKNFHIFRCVARYGYKDLHKKDEDFEKKLFDSLFMFVRLESMMEGCSGSDDYSLYGQQMGASTSDCDLTFSSVESIVPARSQTQISNTISSTIADIEEDELEFLSKCRDAGVVHIMGNTVIRARRESRIYKKIAIDYIYAFLRKICRGNSVIFNVPHESLLSVGQIFFV encoded by the exons ATGGAATGTGGAGATGAATTTgatgcagaaaatgaaactacTAGGGGAAGTATGTGGGTTTTGGACCAGAAGCTTGATCAGCCTATGGATGAGGAGGCTGGAAggattaaaaatatgtatagaGAGAAG AAATTCTCGGCACTTTTGCTGTTAAGGCTTGCATTCCAGAGCCTCGGAGTGGTTTATGGAGACTTGGGAACATCGCCCTTATATGTGTTCTATAACACTTTTCCTCATGGAATTGAAGATCCGGAGGATATTGTTGGTGCACTTTCATTGATTATTTACTCCCTTACGCTGATACCTCTGCTTAAATATGTGTTCATTGTGTGTAAAGCAAATGACAATGGTCAAG GAGGAACGCTTGCTCTTTATTCTTTACTCTGTCGACATGCTAAAGTCAAAACAATTCCCAACCAACATCGGACTGATGAGGACCTTACAACATACAGTCGAAGCACATTCCATGAACATTCACTTGCCGCAAAAACCAAGAGATGGCTGGAAGCCCATGCATTTAGAAGGAAAGCCCttcttattttagtacttGTTGGGAACTGCATGGTGATTGGAGATGGGATTCTCACCCCTGCAATTTCTG TTCTCTCAGCTTCTGGTGGGATCAAGGTGAATCATCCGAAGATGAGCAGTG ATGTGGTTGTGCTTGTTTCGGTTGTCATATTGGTTTGCTTGTTCAGCGTGCAACACTATGGCACAGATAAAGTTGGCTGGCTTTTTGCTCCAATTGTGCTGCTGTGGTTTGTCATGATTGGAGGCATTGGCATcttcaatatatataagtatgaCAGCTCAGTTTTGAGAGCCTTTTCTCCTGTGTACATATATCGCTACTTAAGAAGTGGAAGAGGGGAAGGTTGGACATCCCTTGGGGGGATTATGCTAAGTATCACAG GGACAGAAGCACTTTTTGCTGATCTTGCCCATTTTCCACTTTCTGCTATACAGATTGCTTTTACGACAGTTGTGTTTCCTTGCCTTCTACTTGCTTATTCTGGGCAAGCAGCATACCTAATGGAAAACAAAGACCATGTGATAGATGCCTTTTACCGGTCAATTCCAG AAAGAGTGTACTGGCCAATGTTTATTATTGCAACTTTAGCTGCTATTGTTGCTAGTCAAGCTTCCATATCGGCTactttttcaataataaaacaGGCCCTTGCATTAGGATGTTTCCCAAGGGTCAATGTTGTACATACATCAAAAAAGTTCCTCGGGCAGATTTATGTTCCTGACATGAATTGGATCCTAATGCTTCTGTGTATTGCTGTTACTGCCGGATTCAGAAATCAAAGTCAAATTGGCAATGCTTACG GTACAGCAGTTGTGATTGTTATGCTCGTGACGACTCTCCTGATGATCCTTATAATGTTACTAGTTTGGCACTGCCACTGGATGCTGGTTCTACTGTTTGCGTTCCTTTCTCTAGTCGTGGAGTGTACATATTTCTCAGCTGTGCTTCTCAAGGTCAATCAAGGTGGTTGGGTGCCACTTGTGATAGCTTCTGCCTTTCTAGTTATCATGTGTGTCTGGCACTATGGTACTGTTAAAAGATATGAGTTTGAGATGCATAGTAAGGTATCTATGGCTTGGATTTTGGGGCTCGGTCCTAGCTTAGGATTGGTCCGTGTGCCTGGAATTGGACTTGTGTACACCGAACTAGCCAGTGGCGTGCCTCATATCTTCTCACACTTCATCACGAACCTCCCAGCTATACACTCAGTGGTAgtatttgtgtgtgtgaagtACCTTCCAGTGTACACAGTCCCAGAAGAAGAAAGGTTTCTCGTGAAACGCATCGGCCCCAAAAACTTCCACATATTCCGTTGTGTGGCAAGATATGGCTACAAGGACCTTCACAAGAAAGATGAAGATTTCGAGAAGAAGCTATTCGACAGTCTGTTCATGTTTGTTCGGCTCGAGTCCATGATGGAAGGCTGCTCCGGTTCTGATGACTACAGCTTGTATGGACAGCAGATGGGTGCATCCACATCAGACTGTGACCTTACATTCTCATCAGTCGAGTCCATTGTCCCTGCTAGGTCCCAAACACAGATAAGCAACACGATCAGTTCAACAATTGCAGATATAGAAGAGGATGAACTGGAGTTCCTGAGTAAATGTAGGGATGCAGGGGTGGTTCATATCATGGGAAACACTGTTATTAGAGCAAGAAGGGAGTCTAGGATATACAAGAAAATTGctattgattatatatatgcttTCCTTCGAAAGATTTGCAGGGGAAATAGTGTAATTTTCAATGTACCTCATGAAAGTCTGTTGAGTGTTGGGCAGATTTTCTTTGTATAG
- the LOC125196991 gene encoding potassium transporter 11 isoform X2, with amino-acid sequence MLIFYFTDAPEHGPIQVLSASGGIKVNHPKMSSDVVVLVSVVILVCLFSVQHYGTDKVGWLFAPIVLLWFVMIGGIGIFNIYKYDSSVLRAFSPVYIYRYLRSGRGEGWTSLGGIMLSITGTEALFADLAHFPLSAIQIAFTTVVFPCLLLAYSGQAAYLMENKDHVIDAFYRSIPERVYWPMFIIATLAAIVASQASISATFSIIKQALALGCFPRVNVVHTSKKFLGQIYVPDMNWILMLLCIAVTAGFRNQSQIGNAYGTAVVIVMLVTTLLMILIMLLVWHCHWMLVLLFAFLSLVVECTYFSAVLLKVNQGGWVPLVIASAFLVIMCVWHYGTVKRYEFEMHSKVSMAWILGLGPSLGLVRVPGIGLVYTELASGVPHIFSHFITNLPAIHSVVVFVCVKYLPVYTVPEEERFLVKRIGPKNFHIFRCVARYGYKDLHKKDEDFEKKLFDSLFMFVRLESMMEGCSGSDDYSLYGQQMGASTSDCDLTFSSVESIVPARSQTQISNTISSTIADIEEDELEFLSKCRDAGVVHIMGNTVIRARRESRIYKKIAIDYIYAFLRKICRGNSVIFNVPHESLLSVGQIFFV; translated from the exons ATGCTAATATTCTATTTCACTGATGCACCAGAACATGGTCCTATACAAG TTCTCTCAGCTTCTGGTGGGATCAAGGTGAATCATCCGAAGATGAGCAGTG ATGTGGTTGTGCTTGTTTCGGTTGTCATATTGGTTTGCTTGTTCAGCGTGCAACACTATGGCACAGATAAAGTTGGCTGGCTTTTTGCTCCAATTGTGCTGCTGTGGTTTGTCATGATTGGAGGCATTGGCATcttcaatatatataagtatgaCAGCTCAGTTTTGAGAGCCTTTTCTCCTGTGTACATATATCGCTACTTAAGAAGTGGAAGAGGGGAAGGTTGGACATCCCTTGGGGGGATTATGCTAAGTATCACAG GGACAGAAGCACTTTTTGCTGATCTTGCCCATTTTCCACTTTCTGCTATACAGATTGCTTTTACGACAGTTGTGTTTCCTTGCCTTCTACTTGCTTATTCTGGGCAAGCAGCATACCTAATGGAAAACAAAGACCATGTGATAGATGCCTTTTACCGGTCAATTCCAG AAAGAGTGTACTGGCCAATGTTTATTATTGCAACTTTAGCTGCTATTGTTGCTAGTCAAGCTTCCATATCGGCTactttttcaataataaaacaGGCCCTTGCATTAGGATGTTTCCCAAGGGTCAATGTTGTACATACATCAAAAAAGTTCCTCGGGCAGATTTATGTTCCTGACATGAATTGGATCCTAATGCTTCTGTGTATTGCTGTTACTGCCGGATTCAGAAATCAAAGTCAAATTGGCAATGCTTACG GTACAGCAGTTGTGATTGTTATGCTCGTGACGACTCTCCTGATGATCCTTATAATGTTACTAGTTTGGCACTGCCACTGGATGCTGGTTCTACTGTTTGCGTTCCTTTCTCTAGTCGTGGAGTGTACATATTTCTCAGCTGTGCTTCTCAAGGTCAATCAAGGTGGTTGGGTGCCACTTGTGATAGCTTCTGCCTTTCTAGTTATCATGTGTGTCTGGCACTATGGTACTGTTAAAAGATATGAGTTTGAGATGCATAGTAAGGTATCTATGGCTTGGATTTTGGGGCTCGGTCCTAGCTTAGGATTGGTCCGTGTGCCTGGAATTGGACTTGTGTACACCGAACTAGCCAGTGGCGTGCCTCATATCTTCTCACACTTCATCACGAACCTCCCAGCTATACACTCAGTGGTAgtatttgtgtgtgtgaagtACCTTCCAGTGTACACAGTCCCAGAAGAAGAAAGGTTTCTCGTGAAACGCATCGGCCCCAAAAACTTCCACATATTCCGTTGTGTGGCAAGATATGGCTACAAGGACCTTCACAAGAAAGATGAAGATTTCGAGAAGAAGCTATTCGACAGTCTGTTCATGTTTGTTCGGCTCGAGTCCATGATGGAAGGCTGCTCCGGTTCTGATGACTACAGCTTGTATGGACAGCAGATGGGTGCATCCACATCAGACTGTGACCTTACATTCTCATCAGTCGAGTCCATTGTCCCTGCTAGGTCCCAAACACAGATAAGCAACACGATCAGTTCAACAATTGCAGATATAGAAGAGGATGAACTGGAGTTCCTGAGTAAATGTAGGGATGCAGGGGTGGTTCATATCATGGGAAACACTGTTATTAGAGCAAGAAGGGAGTCTAGGATATACAAGAAAATTGctattgattatatatatgcttTCCTTCGAAAGATTTGCAGGGGAAATAGTGTAATTTTCAATGTACCTCATGAAAGTCTGTTGAGTGTTGGGCAGATTTTCTTTGTATAG